The following proteins are co-located in the Silene latifolia isolate original U9 population chromosome 1, ASM4854445v1, whole genome shotgun sequence genome:
- the LOC141657859 gene encoding uncharacterized protein LOC141657859, with protein sequence MSKDDCSILVEKLINRIRSFGSKKLSFSGRLVLVSSVLTALYNYWVNIFVIRKGVLNKVNSICRNYLWGGGTEFIRSPRVSWEKICSPKSEGGLGLRDSSVWNIAAMGKLLWWIYYNPDRVWVKWVNQVYLKGHFWDDYQPGIDISWGWKSVCKVKDKLASGYSNGQWLLDTKGYTIQSGYELLRLKFQTVTWHKQIWNPWCIPKRQFIAWLVAREALLLKERLLTLGVANDADCLLCGRGIENHIHLFQTCEYARKIFDELGKLLGVSLPATDLLQLIEHEQHSQLKKGVLLCAVLAAYYHIWLQRNQTRVDGCVLRPTLVISQIMKVLKMRVGSSLKPDLASQDVIWLSSVKLYL encoded by the coding sequence ATGTCCAAAGATGATTGTAGTATCCTTGTGGAGAAGCTGATTAATAGGATAAGAAGTTTTGGTTCCAAAAAGTTATCATTCTCTGGGAGATTGGTGTTAGTGTCCTCTGTGCTCACTGCTCTTTACAACTACTGGGTGAATATCTTTGTTATACGTAAGGGTGTTCTCAACAAAGTTAATTCCATTTGTAGGAATTATTTATGGGGTGGAGGAACTGAATTTATCAGGAGTCCAAGAGTAAGCTGGGAGAAAATTTGTTCCCCCAAGTCTGAGGGGGGATTGGGGCTTAGAGACAGTTCTGTCTGGAACATTGCAGCTATGGGAAAACTTCTTTGGTGGATCTACTATAACCCAGATAGAGTATGGGTGAAGTGGGTTAACCAAGTCTATTTGAAAGGCCACTTTTGGGATGACTACCAACCTGGTATTGATATCAGTTGGGGATGGAAGTCAGTTTGTAAGGTTAAAGACAAATTGGCATCTGGTTATTCTAATGGGCAATGGCTTTTGGATACAAAAGGCTATACAATACAAAGTGGTTATGAACTTCTCAGACTGAAATTTCAGACTGTAACTTGGCACAAACAGATCTGGAATCCTTGGTGCATCCCTAAACGTCAATTCATAGCTTGGCTAGTGGCTAGAGAGGCTCTTTTACTCAAGGAGAGGCTGCTGACACTAGGTGTTGCTAATGATGCTGACTGCTTGTTATGTGGCAGGGGGATAGAAAATCACATTCACCTATTTCAAACATGTGAATATGCAAGGAAGATTTTTGATGAACTTGGCAAACTGTTGGGTGTTTCTCTACCTGCAACTGATTTGCTGCAATTAATTGAACATGAACAACATTCACAGTTGAAGAAGGGGGTGTTGTTGTGTGCTGTACTTGCAGCATACTACCACATCTGGCTCCAGAGAAACCAAACTAGAGTTGATGGCTGTGTTCTTAGGCCTACTCTAGTTATTTCACAGATAATGAAGGTGCTTAAAATGCGTGTTGGTTCAAGCCTTAAGCCAGATTTAGCAAGTCAAGATGTGATTTGGCTAAGTAGTGTTAAATTGTATTTGTAG